Genomic DNA from Filimonas effusa:
GGTTTGCCATAACCCTTCGGGCCCGTTACCGAAGCAGTAAAAACCCTTATATTCCCCTCCCCCTTCGCTTAAAAAGGGATTGGCTTTTGCAAGAGGACGGAATTCGGATAAAGCCGCAAGGGGCAGCATGCGTAGTATTTCCTGCTCTTCAAAACAGATAAGCAGATGTTCTTCTGCAGTAAATGCATCGGCATCATTAACTAACAGAGACGAAACCTGAATTGCCGCTTCGCCGAATGACTTGCGGTTATCAAGCATGACAGACAGGAATTCACAGAGATCGTTCCTGTGTTTTAAACGGAGCAGTAGTTGAATAGATCTCCAGTCGAAATAGATTGCCAGGCTTCGTGCGGCAGGCTCTGTTGGAAAAGCTTCACTAAACCTGATGACAGCCTTTAATTCTGCCGTATTAAAGTTAATAGCTGGGAGCGTTGCCTTTTGCAGCAATTCAAGCATGGAAATACCGTTTCCTTCCTGCAAGGCCGTTTCGCGTATGATCGCCATTTCTTTACTTATCGTCCAGTAAAGCAATACCTGTTCATAGCTTGCATGTTTGACTATGCTTTGCCGCGCGTTATGAAACGCCAGTAATAGTTTAGACTGCAGGTCGGATATTACATCAGTTTGAACATTCATACTTATGGCTTATTAATTTAATCATCTAATCCTTTTCGCTCCAGTATTTTAGGAATGCATTTTTCAATTCTTGACTCACGTGTTTTAGCCTGTTTCGCCTGCGAAAAGTAAAACAAATATGCGCGTTGCCTGCCGGGAGTCAATGCATTAAAAGCTGTTTTTACTGCGGGGTCTTGTTTTAATACCTTCTGAAATTCGTCAGGGACGGCATAATCTGATGTTTTCTTCAAGGCTACTTTTGATCCCGACTTCTCCATTTCTATAGCTTGTTGGATATAGTCTTTGATGACGGATCTCAGTTTCTTTACCTGGCTGAGCTCTGTAAACCGCAACTGCCGGGCGGATTGCACATTTTCGGTTTGCCGGATTAAAATGCCTTTATCATCTTTCAACAGGGCTCCTTTGTGAAACAGCAATGCACAGTATTCTTTAAACCCATGAATAAGCACCACATTTTTCCCCTGCAGGGTATAACATGGGTGCATCCATTTGTAATCTTCGGAGAGCTCCTTAGCTTCAAGAACAATTGTTCTCAATAGCGTCATTTCATCTTTCCACCGGGTGGCTTTGTCCAGGAACTGGTTGACGCTGGCGTTTAATCTGCTTTTTACTTCCACGGATATTTAGTTTTATGTTTAAGGTTCGGATCTGCTTTGAAATATAGAATAGCTATGCGGCTAATTCGATCTTTGTTTAAAAAGCCATTCGGGGATAAGGTTGGTGGTGTATAACGGTGGATATACTTCATGCGCCAACTTGTCGATTTCCCAGAAACGTTTATGCGTGGCGTGCATTTCCCGTAAGGTATGAAGCATGACACTATCGGTAGCAAACGGATTTTCATCATCGGCATTTCCGTGAACGAACCATATGGGCTTATTCAGCAGCGGATGTATGTAATCGAAGTCGGGGATACCCGAAATTGCAATGCCAGCAGTAAAGAGATCCGGCCGTAATCCTAATACGTTGATTGTTGCAGACGCGCCCATGGAGAAACCCATTACATATATGCGGCTTTTATCTACCGGCCATACATTGCATAAAGAATCTACCAGGTCCAGTGCGTTAGCGAGGCAAACCGAAGGTATTGAAACCAGTATACCTTTTTGCCTGTTCATTGTATAGTTTGAGGAGCGCTGGCTGAATTGCGGTGCCACTACATAAGCCGGGTAGGCGCTGCGTAATGCGGGTTGCGCCCACATTTTCACCAATGCATTGAGCTGACTGGTATTGTCTGTGCCTATACCACCTGAAGTGGGCAGGATCAAGACCAACGGGAATTTACGTGCAGCATTTTCTTTAAGCGGTTTTAATGCACGATAACGCACCGTATCGTTGACCTTTCCTGTATAAATGTATGCGGTGAAGCTATCATTACTGATCTTATTGATCCCGGCTCTTATGGCATAAGCGGCTTCTTTATTTGCCGGCGCCGCCAATTTCTGATAACTGACAGCGCGATCCGGAGTTGTACAAGCTGCAAGGATGGTTAATACTATTCCCAAGAGCGCATAGCTGGTATTTGCCTTAAATATCGAGTAAAGCGTCACTGTTTCTGTGAGAGACATATTTGAAGCGTCTTTAGTAATATAAAACGGCTCTAAAGTACTGTTTCCAGTATAAAAAAAGGCAAAAACTAATACCAGCATATGACAAATGACAGGTTTCTAACTATTTGTGAGCGTTAGTTTTGTGAGAGCCGAAAAGGAGTCTTTTAATGGGTCAGCTTGTCGGTCCTTTTAATAACTGTACGCTTTTATTTTCAAAAAAGGAACATATGTTCAGTGTAGATATGACGAAACCGGCCGATTTGCATTCTCATGCAAAGGGCACCGGTGCTTTACGCTCCCAGCATCCCGTTTACAAAGATTTTCTGCCTCCGTGTAATAATGCCTGTCCGGCCGGAGAGAACATACAGGCCTGGCTTTCACTTGCCCAGGAGGGGCAGCTATACGAGGCCTGGCAGAAACTGGTGGAAGAAAATCCGATGCCTGCTGTACATGGCCGTGTTTGTTACCATCCGTGTGAATCGGCCTGTAACCGTGCTTCTGTTGATGCTCCTGTAAGTATTCATGCTGTAGAACGTTTTCTTGGCGACAAGGCTTTGGAAGAAGGCTGGGCCATCCGGAATACAGCTGTTAAAACCGGCAAACGTGTACTGGTCATTGGCGGCGGTCCGAGCGGTTTATCTGCCGCCTATCATCTTACACGCCTGGGTCATGAAGTTGAGATATATGAAGCTGGTCCTATGCTGGGCGGCATGATGCGATTTGGCATTCCGGCCTACCGTCTTCCCCGCAATATCCTTGATGCCGAGATAAAAAGGATCCTGGATCTTGGTATCAAGGTAAAATTAGGCTGTAAGGTTGATGATATAGAAAAGGAAAAGGCATCCGGCAATTTTGATGCTGTATTTGTAGCTATAGGCGCCGGGCTTGCCAAGAAGATCGATATACCTGGTCAGGCGGCTGCCAAGATGCTTGATGCGGTATCGTTCTTGCGGGATGTAGAGATGGGTACTGCGCCGAAGCTGGGTCGTAAAGTGGCGGTATATGGCGGGGGCAACACTGCTATAGATGCAGCACGTACTGCCAAACGTTTGGGAGCCGATGCTTTTATCATTTATCGCCGTGACAGGGAACATATGCCTGCGCATGATGCCGAAGCTGATGACGCCCTGACTGAAGGCGTTAAAATAAACTGGCTCCGCAGTATCAAGAATGTAGATGACAACGATTTTGTTGTTGAGGTAATGGAAATACAGGATGGCAAGTTAACCGGTACGGGGAAGTTTGAAACCCTGGAAGCAGATGCACTTATTATGGCGCTGGGCCAGGATACCGATGCGGGTTTTCTTTCCAAATTAAGTGGTATAGCACTCTCCAAAGACGGCACCTTACAGGTAGATGATACCATGATGACCGGGCACAAGGGCGTATTTGCCGGCGGCGATATGGTGCCCAGTCAGCGCACAGTTACCATAGCCGTAGGTCATGGTAAGAAAGCTGCGCGTCATATCGATGCTCACCTGAAATCCTCCAAGTGGGAAAAGGCGCTTAAAAATGAATTAGTAGGTTTTGAAAAGCTGCATGTATGGTATAAAACGCTTGCACCCCAGCAGGAACAGGCGATACTTGATGCTGCAGAACGTACAGCCAGCTTCCAGGAGGTACTTGGCAGTTATACACAAGCGGAAGCGCTTTACGAAGCCCAACGCTGTCTTAGCTGCGGCAACTGTTTTGAATGCGACGGCTGTTACGGTTCGTGTCCTGAAGATGCGATATTGAAGCTGGGCAAGGGCAACCGTTATGAATATGATTACAACAAATGCACAGGATGTGCCGTATGCTATGAGCAATGCCCTTGTCATGCCATAGAGATGGTACCGGAAACTTTATAATTATTCCATGAGAGAGACAATAGTTAAAACCATTGACGGCAACGAGGCAGCGGCGTCCGTAGCTTACCGGGTAAACGAGGTATGTGCGATCTACCCTATCACGCCGTCTTCCACTATGGCCGAGCTGGCTGATGAGTGGAGCGCCGTTGGCTATAAAAATATATGGGACAATGTTCCCGACGTAATAGGCATGCAGAGTGAAGGTGGTGCTGCCGGTACCGTACACGGTGCTTTACAGGCCGGTACACTGACTACTACATTTACGGCATCACAAGGATTGATGCTGATGCTGCCCAATATGTATAAAATTGCGGGGGAATTGACCTCCACAGTTTTTCATGTGGCGGCGCGTGCGCTGGCAGCGCAGGGGCTTTCGATCTTCGGCGACCACAGTGATGTTATGGCGGCACGTACTACCGGGTTTGCGATGGCATCCTCGAATTCCGTTCAGGAAGCTCATGACCTCGCATTGATATTACAGGCAGCCACACTTGCTTCACGTGTACCTTTTATTCATTTCTTTGATGGTTTCCGGACCTCTCATGAGGTGAGCAAGATAGAGATGCTGAGCGATGATGATCTGCGTGCAATGATCAGCGATGAGCAGGTTTTTGCGCACAGGCAAAGAGCGCTGAATCCGGATAATCCATTCATCAGAGGTACTGCGCAAAACCCGGATGTTTATTTCCAGGCAAGAGAAACGGTGAACCCGTTCTATGACAAAGTTCCCGCTATGGTACAGGAGCAGATGAATAAGTTTGCCCAGCTTACAGGCAGACAATATCATCTGGCAGAATACACCGGTTGCCCCGATGCAGAACGCCTGATCGTTATTATGGGATCGGCCACTGAAACAGCCAGTGAAACGGCGCTGTTCCTGAATAAAAACGGAGAAAAAACAGGTGTTCTCAATGTGCGTCTCTTCCGCCCTTTTCCATTACAGGAGATCGTAGCTGCCATTCCGGCAACAGTAACCAAGATAGCGGTATTAGATCGCACCAAAGAACCGGGAGCGGAAGGCGAGCCCCTTTACAAGGATATTGTAACAGCATTGACAGAAGCTTATACCGGCGGCCAATTAAATACACTACCCAGGATTGTAGGCGGCCGTTACGGGCTTTCTTCGAAAGAATTTACGCCGGCAATGGTTAAGGGAATCTTTGATGAACTGAAGAATGATATTCCCAAGAATCATTTTACGATAGGGATCAATGATGACGTAACCCATACAAGCCTTAGCTACGATCCTCATTTTGAACTGGATGAAAGCGATGTAACTACAGCACTGTTCTATGGTCTTGGGGCTGACGGTACTGTTTCCGCCAATAAGAACAGTATCAAGATTATAGGTGAGAATACAGATTTTTATGCACAGGGTTATTTTGTGTATGACTCTAAAAAATCGGGGTCTCAAACAGTATCACATCTCCGTTTCGGCAAAAAACCTGTAAGAGCTCCTTATCTTATCAATAAGGCCAATTTTATAGCCTGCCATGTATTCAACTTCATTTCAAGAGTGAATATATTAGAGCAGGCCCGTCCTGGCGCTGTATTTTTACTTAATAGTCCCTACGGAAAAGACGAAGTATGGGATCATTTGCCACAGCCTGTACAGCAGACCATCATTGACAAAAAGCTCAAGTTTTATGTTATAGATGGTACAGCGGTAGCGGAAGCTACCGGTATGGGTAACCGCACCAACACCATCATGCAAACGTGTTTCTTTGCCCTGGCTGGTGTTTTACCTAAAGACGAGGCTATCGACGAGATTAAAAAGGCCATCAAAAAAACCTATGCCAAGAAGGGACAGAAGATCATTGATCTCAACTTCAATGCTGTTGATCAGTCGTTAAGTCACCTGCACGAGGTAGCAGTACCCAAAGTTGTTTCCAATAAATCGGGGTTTCCACTTACAGTACCTGTTGAAGCGCCTGAATTTGTACAACTGGTAACTGCGGAAATGATGCGTGGCAATGGGGACGCTTTACCTGTAAGTATGCTGCCGATCGATGGTACATATCCGAGCGGCACTACGCAATGGGAAAAACGTAATATTTCGGATACTGTTCCGGTGTGGGATGCCGAGACCTGTATTCAGTGCGGTAACTGCAGCTTTGTTTGTCCGCACAGCGTTATCAGGGCTAAATTCTACAACCAGGATGTACTGGAAAATGCTCCTGCTGAATTTCCTTCTGCACGTATCTCTGCAAGAGGTTTTCCGGAGACCCGATACAGTTTACAGGTATATGTAGAAGACTGCACAGGATGTACACTTTGCGTTGACGCCTGCCCTGCCTACAATATCAATGACCGCAGCAAGAAGGCCATTAACATGGCTGAGAAGCAGCCTATACTGGAAAAAGAAAAAGAAAATATCCGCTTCTTTGAATCTATCGATAACAATGACCGCTCGAAGGTTGACTTCTCATCTGTGAGAGGCACCCAATTCCTGGAACCATTATTTGAATTTTCAGGAGCTTGTTCCGGCTGCGGTGAAACGCCGTATGTCAAGTTATTGACGCAACTGTTTGGTGACAGGTTAATGGTAGCCAATGCTACGGGGTGTTCTTCGATCTACGGCGGCAACCTGCCCACTACGCCCTGGTCTAAAAACAGCCAGGGAAGAGGGCCGGCGTGGAGCAACTCTCTTTTTGAAGATAATGCTGAGTTCGGACTTGGCATGCGTGTGGCTGAAGACAAGAAACTATCTATAGCGCGTGAGCTGGTGCTGAAGTTAAAAGATAAAATTGGTGCAGAATTTACCAGTGAGCTACTGGAAGCTCCCCAGCTTACCGAATCGCAATTAGCATTGCAGCGCCTGCGGGTTGAAAAACTGACGGGTTTACTGCAAGACCATAAAGAAGATCCGCTGGTATTACAACTGCTTTCGTTGAAGGATCACCTGGTACGGCGTACCGTATGGCTGATCGGCGGTGACGGATGGGCTTATGATATAGGTTCAAGCGGCCTGGATCATGTGCTGGCAAGTGGCCGTAATGTAAACGTGCTGGTTTTAGATACGGAGGTTTACAGTAATACAGGTGGCCAGTCTTCAAAAGCGACGCCTACTGCCGCCACGGCTAAGTTTGCGTCTTCGGGTAAACGCGTAGGGAAGAAAGACCTTGCGTTGCAAGCTATATCGTATGGCAACGTATATGTAGCCCAGGTAGCCATGGGAGCCAATCCGCAGCAAACATTGCTGGCGATGCGCGAGGCAGAGGCTTACGATGGGCCTTCGCTGATACTGGCCTATAGTCATTGTATTGCACACGGCATTGATATGACCAAGGGGCTTACCCAACAGGAACTGGCGGTTAAAAGCGCTTACTGGCCGCTGCTGCGCTATAATCCACAGTTACGCAGGGCTAACAGTAATCCTTTTGTACTTGATTCGCCGGCTGCTACGATCACACTGAAGGACTATGCCTACAATGAACTACGGTATAAAAACCTGCAGAAAGCGAATCCCCAGGAAGCTGAATACCTGCTGGGTAAGGCGCAGGAACTGGTAGACTTGCGCTGGCAGACATATGAGAATATGCATTCCTGGAAAGCGGATGCATTTGCTCCTTTAATGTAGCACTATTTAACATTGCCCATAAACGACCAACGAAGCCCGCTCAATGAGCGGGTTTCTCTTTTATTACGAGGAGCGAATAAATCATAGGATGCCATAACAGCCTTACAGGCTTTTACCGTGGTCGCACGATCTGCTTTAGCGTTAAGAGGATCAGGCGTAATAGCCCTGCTATTACTATTACCCCCAATTGTACAATACCCTCGAGCAGACGGGTAAGTAGTTTCATCAAACGATCGTTGCTGCGGCGCCTGCCTTGCTCTGCAACGGGGCTGCCGTATACCTGTAATGGATTTCCTTCTAAGTTCATAGTTTAAGATTATCAAAAGGTGTGCACTTTTTTTTACGGATTAGTTCAGCATCCTTTTTGTGAACAGAATCTTCAAATTAATACTATGCCGAAGAAAATACCTGCAAGAGACAGCATTCATCCTCAACCGGACGACAAGCGTGCTGTTAACCCAAGTAACGCTAAAACTGAAAGCCTGGCGCCGTTTACAGAAGACCCTACCAATGAACTGATGACGACCAACCACGGAGTTAAGATCAATGATGATCAGAACACGCTAAAGGCGGGAGAAAGAGGCCCTTCCCTGCTGGAAGACTTCATTTTCAGGGAGAAAATGACACATTTTGATCATGAACGCATACCCGAGCGCATTGTACATGCGCGTGGTTCCGGAGCCCATGGCGTGTTTAAAGTTTATGAATCGCAAAGCGCTATTACCAAAGCTGCGTTTTTACAGGACCCTACCGTTGAAACACCTGTGTTTGTAAGATTTTCTACTGTTGCAGGCTCACGTGGTTCTACAGACCTGGCGCGTGATGTACGTGGCTTTGCAGTAAAATTCTACACTACAGAAGGCAATTTTGATCTCGTGGGTAATAATATGCCCGTTTTCTTTATCCAGGATGCGATGAAATTTCCCGACCTGATACATGCGGTAAAACCTGAGCCCGATAATGAGATACCACAGGCGGCTTCTGCACATGATACTTTCTGGGATTTTATTTCTTTAATGCCAGAAAGTACCCATATGATTATGTGGCTGATGAGTGACCGTGCTATTCCAAGAAGTTACCGGATGATGGAAGGATTTGGTGTTCATACTTTCAGGCTCATTAATGCCGACGGCGAATCGCATTTTGTAAAATTTCACTGGAAGCCACTGTTAGGCGTGCACAGTGTAGCCTGGGATGAGGCGCAGAACATTTCGGGTAAAGACCCTGATTTTCACCGACGCGATCTGTGGAATGCCATTGAGAGCGGCAATTTCCCTGAGTGGGAACTTGGCGTACAGGTTGTTCCGGAAGCCGATGAGCATAAGTTTGAATTTGACCTGCTGGACCCTACCAAGATCATTCCCGAAGAACTTGTGCCGGTACAACGCATTGGAAAACTGACACTCAACCGTAACCCGGATAATTTCTTTGCGGAAACAGAACAGATCGCTTTTCACGTGGGACATATTGTACCGGGTATCGACTTCACGAATGACCCTTTATTACAAGGCAGACTGTTTTCTTATACAGATACCCAATTACTACGCCTTGGCGGTCCTAACTTCCAGGAAATACCCATCAACAGGCCTATCGTAGAAGTACATAATAACCAACGTGACGGGCATATGCGCCAGACCATCAACAAGAGTAAAACCAGCTACAATCCCAATTCTTTAGGAGGTGGCTGCCCTTTCCAGGCCGGCAAATTGCAAGGAGGCTTTACCTCTTATACCGAAAGAATTGATGCGCATAAGATCCGGGAGCGGAGCCGCAGTTTCTTTGATCATTTCAGCCAGGCAAGACTCTTTTTCGAAAGCCAGTCAGAACCAGAGAAAGAACATATTGCGCAGGCGCTGTCATTTGAACTCGGCAAAGTACAAACAGTAGCTGTAAGGGAGCGTATGCTACACATTTTGTTCCATGTAAATAAACATCTTGCTGCTCAGGTTGCCTATGCTTTAGGTCATCATATACCCAAAGACAGTTCAGCGCCCATGAACCAGGGTGTTCCTGCCGATGGGGACCCGGAGCATTATGTTCCTATTATTAAAGACAGCCCGCTTGCTGTTTCAGCAGCATTGAGTATGGCGAATACCGTCAAGGACAATATCCGGACAAGACAGATTGCCATTCTGGCGGCAGACGGTGTTGATGAACAGTCGTTAAAGACCGTAAAGAATGCATTGATCGCCGAAGGCGCCGTTGTTGAAGTAATTGCTCCCAGACAAGGTTTTATATTATCAGAGAATGATGAGCAGATACCGGTAGATAAAAGTCTGCTTACCGCTGCATCGGTATTTTACGATGCAGTTTATGTACCAGGAGGAACGAATAGCGCCGCTACACTGGAAAGCGAGGCAGAGGCCATTCATTTTCTAAATGAAGCTTTTAAACATTGTAAAGCGATTGCTGCTGACGCCAGTGCTATCCAGGTAATTGAGGCGACCTATTTTGCGAAAAAGCTTCCGCCTGATTTCAGCAGGGAATCGGTCCTTACCGAAGGAATTGTAGTGGAGAAAAATGCCAAGCAACTTGCGTCGCTGTTTATAGATGCTATTAAGCAACATCGTTTCTGGGAGAGAGAACGTCCGAGGAAAGTTCCAGCGTAATCTGTTTTACAGGAAAGCTATTTTCAAGAAAACAAGCTGCCGGCAGGCAGCTTGTTTTCTTAGCAGCGTTCTATCGGGCGTTACTGAGATATTGTTTTATAAGCTGTGTAACAACAGGCGCTGCTACCTGAGCGCCAAAGCCTCCGTTTTCTACAAGACATACAATAGCAATGCGCGGTCGCGAACGTGGGGCAAAGGCAGCAAATACGGCATGATCCTTCTCTCCTTTTCCATTTTCAACAGTACCCGTTTTACCACAGATCTCCAGACCATTGACGCGGGCATTATAGGCAGTTCCCGCTTTTGTATTTACTGCTTCATACATTCCGCGATGCACTAAGTTCCAACTACTATCGGGCAAGACAAAAGCGTTGATCTTTTGATGACCTGCCAAAAAGCTACTACCCGGGATTCCTGCGATACTATCTACGATATGTGGCTGATAGAACCAACCCTTTCCGGCAACAATAGCAATAGCATTGGCCAACTGTAATACTGTGGCGCTTACCTCGCCCTGGCCTATTGCATTTGATAAAATGGTACAACTATTCCACCCTGAGCGGTACTTCAATTTATACAGGGTAGTATCAGGAACCATTCCTGCCTTTTCGCCCGGCAGATCAATACCTGTACGCGTACCGAATCCGAAATGCTTTATCAGTTCGGCCCACTGTGAAAGCCCTGATCCGGGAAAGGGTCCTATCATTTTCCGGAACAGATCGGCAAAATAGCTGTTGCAACTAATCGCCAGTGCTTTCACCAGGTTAGGCTGGTGGGCACCTTCGACATGGCATTTGGGTTTTGGTGGATTGCCGCACAACGTATAACTACCCTTGCAAACAAACGTAGTATAGGGATCGGCCACTCCCAGCTGCAAAGCAACCAGAGCCTGGAACAATTTAAAAGCTGAGCCGGGAGCGTTGTAACTGCTGATAGCCCTATTTAACAGAGGTTTATCTTTGTTCAGCCTGAGCGCGGGATAATAAGCATTCCGATCCAACGCCAGCTTAACAGGACTATAAGCAGGGCTACTTATCATGGCCAGGATGCCCCCTGTCTGAGGATCTATAGCAACAATGCTTCCTCTTTTACCCTGCATCAGCTTTTCTCCCATCAATTGCAAACGAAGATCTATTGTAGTATAAAGGTCTTTCCCTTTTTCGGGCATGACGTCCAAAGAACCTGCCGCCCATCGTTTTGAAGGCGTGTTCCTGTGATCGCAGGTCCAAAACTGCAGTCCTGTTGTGCCACGCAGAAAATGATCGTAGCTTTCTTCGAGTCCCGTTTCGCCGATACCGCCTGCTTTGATGTATCCGAGCAGGTGAGCGGCTGTATTAAAAGGATAATGCCGTACAGGCCTTTTCTTTAAAGAGAATGCGGGTTGCAGTTCCGGAAGTTTTTTTTGGAAAATACGGGTGATCTCTTTAGAAAGCAGGCCTTTAAAAGGGGCCGGCTGATCGCTTGTTCTTTTTGGCAATGGCTGTGCAGGATCGGACCAGTTACGTGCGTACTTCAACCGGTCGCGAAATTCCTTCCGGCTTATTTTCAACAAACTGCAGATGATAGCTGTATCCTGTTGCTTTACTTTTCCCGGGCGTACCATCAAGTCATAAAGAATGGAATCGGAGGCGAGCATCTTACGGTTGCGATCGAATATCGTTCCTCTTTGCGGGATATTATGAAGTGCGCATACCGAATCACTGGGATTATGCCGGATATACGGTAGCAGATCCGTTATGGGAAAGGAATAGTCCTGGCTCAGGATATCGGACGAAAGCAATAATTGTAGTAACAGGAGCACACTCAGCGACCATCTTTTTTTCATACCTAAAACCAGCCGTATGTTTGTTGATTTAGCGTTGTGCAGCAAATATATAATAAAGCATTAACCTGCGAAGCCACGAGTCAGCGAAGACTTTCCACACAATTTTTTAGCAGCAGGATGCTTTTAGTCATTTCCTCCTGATTGAGATGCCCAAAGCCCAATCGCATGGCGGTAAGGTTTTTCTGCTGGTAAAGTAAGGTGCGAGGAACGAATAATCCCTTTCGGGCTGATTCCTGGCTTAGTTTCAGTAAATTAACCGGTTCTTTCCATTGCGCCCATATAGCCAGTCCTCCTGCGGGTAATTTGAAAGAAAGCTGTTCACTAAAATGTTCCTGCAGCAGGAGTGCAAAATTGTCGCGGCGTTCCTTGTATACCAGGACCGATTTTTTCAGATGCCTGTGGATCTCTCCTTCGCGGATCATTTCTGCCAGCACCTGTTCGACAAGAATATCGCCCTGCCTGTCTATAATGCCCAGGTATTTTCTCATTTCCGCCATCAGGTTTTCGGGCGCCACAATGAAGCCGGTACGAAATCCCGGCGCCAATGATTTTCCAAAGGCGCCAACATATACTACCATGCCGCTGGTATCGGCACTTGCCATGGGCAAAACCGGCTTTTTATCGTAGCGAAAATCGAAATCGTAATCATCTTCCAGCACAATAAATCCGAATAGTGAGGCCAAGCGAAGGACTTCGATGCGCCGTCCGGCACTTAGCGTTATGGTAGTGGGGTAATGGTGATGGGGCGTAAGATAAAGCATACGTATGGGCTGCTGCCGGCAAAGCTGTTCCAGGGCTTGTACATCGATGCCTTCCTCATCCATTGGGATGGAGCAGATCTTAGCGCCTGCTTTCTGAAAGATCATGTTGACAGAAAAATAGCTCAGATCGGCCACCACAACCGTATCGCCTGGTTCGAGCAGGATCTCGGAGATGATATAAACACTCATTTCCGTGCTGCGGGTGATGAGCAGGTTATTTTTCGAGATATGCAATCCTCTTGACAGGTTGAGGTAGTGAGAAAGATTTTCTTTCAAAAACTCACTTCCATCCCTGTTGTAATACCCCATTTTACGATAATTGCTTTTACGCTTAAGGTTTGAGCTGTATAGACGTGAAAGCAAATCGGTTTGCGTAAGTCTTATATCGGGGATGCCGTCATTAAAGACATATTCACAGGTAGCATGCTCAAAAGGGTTATCAAGCAGGTTGGATTGTTTAAAGCTAAAGCCTGTTTTCACAGGATATCCATTTAAAGCGGCTTTAACGGGAGAGGCAATGCGCTGTGCTTTTCCTTCCTCTACCCCTACCACAAAAGTACCCTGATTGGGACGTGATTGAACCCAGCCCTGTGCCTCCAGTTCTTCGTAGGCGGCAACAACTGTTCTCCGGTGGACCTTCAACAACTCA
This window encodes:
- a CDS encoding catalase; translation: MPKKIPARDSIHPQPDDKRAVNPSNAKTESLAPFTEDPTNELMTTNHGVKINDDQNTLKAGERGPSLLEDFIFREKMTHFDHERIPERIVHARGSGAHGVFKVYESQSAITKAAFLQDPTVETPVFVRFSTVAGSRGSTDLARDVRGFAVKFYTTEGNFDLVGNNMPVFFIQDAMKFPDLIHAVKPEPDNEIPQAASAHDTFWDFISLMPESTHMIMWLMSDRAIPRSYRMMEGFGVHTFRLINADGESHFVKFHWKPLLGVHSVAWDEAQNISGKDPDFHRRDLWNAIESGNFPEWELGVQVVPEADEHKFEFDLLDPTKIIPEELVPVQRIGKLTLNRNPDNFFAETEQIAFHVGHIVPGIDFTNDPLLQGRLFSYTDTQLLRLGGPNFQEIPINRPIVEVHNNQRDGHMRQTINKSKTSYNPNSLGGGCPFQAGKLQGGFTSYTERIDAHKIRERSRSFFDHFSQARLFFESQSEPEKEHIAQALSFELGKVQTVAVRERMLHILFHVNKHLAAQVAYALGHHIPKDSSAPMNQGVPADGDPEHYVPIIKDSPLAVSAALSMANTVKDNIRTRQIAILAADGVDEQSLKTVKNALIAEGAVVEVIAPRQGFILSENDEQIPVDKSLLTAASVFYDAVYVPGGTNSAATLESEAEAIHFLNEAFKHCKAIAADASAIQVIEATYFAKKLPPDFSRESVLTEGIVVEKNAKQLASLFIDAIKQHRFWERERPRKVPA
- a CDS encoding aminotransferase-like domain-containing protein translates to MGSPVEVPYLSFILLDRESATAVYMQIAHQVINAIQRGYLPKATKLPGSRVLSELLKVHRRTVVAAYEELEAQGWVQSRPNQGTFVVGVEEGKAQRIASPVKAALNGYPVKTGFSFKQSNLLDNPFEHATCEYVFNDGIPDIRLTQTDLLSRLYSSNLKRKSNYRKMGYYNRDGSEFLKENLSHYLNLSRGLHISKNNLLITRSTEMSVYIISEILLEPGDTVVVADLSYFSVNMIFQKAGAKICSIPMDEEGIDVQALEQLCRQQPIRMLYLTPHHHYPTTITLSAGRRIEVLRLASLFGFIVLEDDYDFDFRYDKKPVLPMASADTSGMVVYVGAFGKSLAPGFRTGFIVAPENLMAEMRKYLGIIDRQGDILVEQVLAEMIREGEIHRHLKKSVLVYKERRDNFALLLQEHFSEQLSFKLPAGGLAIWAQWKEPVNLLKLSQESARKGLFVPRTLLYQQKNLTAMRLGFGHLNQEEMTKSILLLKNCVESLR
- a CDS encoding peptidoglycan D,D-transpeptidase FtsI family protein, with translation MKKRWSLSVLLLLQLLLSSDILSQDYSFPITDLLPYIRHNPSDSVCALHNIPQRGTIFDRNRKMLASDSILYDLMVRPGKVKQQDTAIICSLLKISRKEFRDRLKYARNWSDPAQPLPKRTSDQPAPFKGLLSKEITRIFQKKLPELQPAFSLKKRPVRHYPFNTAAHLLGYIKAGGIGETGLEESYDHFLRGTTGLQFWTCDHRNTPSKRWAAGSLDVMPEKGKDLYTTIDLRLQLMGEKLMQGKRGSIVAIDPQTGGILAMISSPAYSPVKLALDRNAYYPALRLNKDKPLLNRAISSYNAPGSAFKLFQALVALQLGVADPYTTFVCKGSYTLCGNPPKPKCHVEGAHQPNLVKALAISCNSYFADLFRKMIGPFPGSGLSQWAELIKHFGFGTRTGIDLPGEKAGMVPDTTLYKLKYRSGWNSCTILSNAIGQGEVSATVLQLANAIAIVAGKGWFYQPHIVDSIAGIPGSSFLAGHQKINAFVLPDSSWNLVHRGMYEAVNTKAGTAYNARVNGLEICGKTGTVENGKGEKDHAVFAAFAPRSRPRIAIVCLVENGGFGAQVAAPVVTQLIKQYLSNAR